In Solenopsis invicta isolate M01_SB chromosome 1, UNIL_Sinv_3.0, whole genome shotgun sequence, one genomic interval encodes:
- the LOC120357685 gene encoding uncharacterized protein LOC120357685, protein MCIRRRIPSTTPAVSRKVNHSLEACGSKTTALSVTATLQTLTLQSPSSKSRINSLFSSCFPTTSSIYCERFCYQYNIFNRFNTFDFSYTLSYCVKSESGRNFFIYFQSLFWDSLAAIRVNPEEISCFISPLSWDSLAAVKVNPEKISCFISPLSWDSLAALKVNREEISCFISPLSWDSLTALRVNPEEISCFIPTISWNSNAALRVNPEEISCFISPISWDSLAALKVYPEEISLFYFPSFLGFTRCGKSESGRDFLFYFPSFLGFTHCVKSVSGRDFLFYFPSFLGFTYCVKSESGRNFLFYFPSSLGFTRCDKS, encoded by the coding sequence ATGTGCATCAGACGCAGAATCCCTTCGACCACACCGGCCGTCTCCCGCAAAGTAAACCACAGTTTAGAGGCCTGCGGCTCCAAAACTACTGCATTGTCTGTAACAGCAACACTACAAACACTAACACTACAATCACCAAGCAGTAAGTCTCGAATTAACAGTTTATTTAGCTCTTGTTTTCCGACCACCTCTTCTATCTATTGCGAACGATTTtgttatcaatataatatatttaataggtTCAATACTTTTGACTTCTCATACACCCTCTCATACTGCGTTAAGAGTGAATCCGGAagaaatttcttcatttatttccAATCTCTTTTTTGGGATTCACTCGCTGCGATAAGAGTGAATCCGGAAGagatttcttgttttatttcccctctttcttgggattcactTGCTGCGGTAAAAGTGAATCCGGAAAagatttcttgttttatttctcctctttcttgggattcactcgcTGCCTTAAAAGTGAATCGGGAAGAGATTTCCTGTTTTATTTCccctctttcttgggattcactcACTGCGTTAAGAGTAAATCCGGAAGAGATTTCTTGTTTTATTCCCACCATTTCTTGGAATTCAAACGCTGCGTTAAGAGTGAATCCGGAAGagatttcttgttttatttcccctatttcttgggattcactcgcTGCGTTAAAAGTGTATCCGGAAGAGATTTCCCTTTTTTATTTCccctctttcttgggattcactcgcTGCGGTAAAAGTGAATCCGGAAGagatttcttgttttatttcccatctttcttgggattcactcACTGCGTTAAAAGTGTATCCGGAAGAGATTTCCTGTTTTATTTCccctctttcttgggattcactTACTGCGTTAAGAGTGAATCCGGAAgaaatttcttgttttatttccCCTCTTCCTTGGGATTCACTCGCTGCGATAAGAGTTAA